In the Pseudomonas sp. ADAK2 genome, one interval contains:
- a CDS encoding DMT family transporter, with the protein MNLIILLAVVVAAGAVLSVQAAINGRLGETVGVLRSSLLTFVVGAVVSGLLILFFEPAHAVSLLDVPKWQLSGALFGVVYMMVMVGAVPRVGTAVATVAVIIGQLGMGMLIDNFGWLGNPAIELSGSRILAMVCLALALVFMYRSSTRTSA; encoded by the coding sequence ATGAATCTGATTATTTTGTTGGCGGTGGTCGTGGCGGCTGGCGCGGTGTTGAGTGTCCAGGCAGCGATCAATGGGCGATTGGGTGAAACCGTCGGTGTGCTGCGCAGCAGTTTGCTGACCTTTGTCGTCGGCGCGGTGGTCAGCGGCTTGCTGATCCTGTTTTTCGAACCGGCCCACGCCGTGAGCCTGCTGGACGTGCCGAAATGGCAACTCAGCGGCGCGCTGTTCGGCGTGGTGTACATGATGGTCATGGTCGGCGCGGTGCCCCGAGTCGGCACGGCGGTGGCGACCGTGGCGGTGATCATCGGGCAACTGGGCATGGGCATGTTGATCGACAACTTCGGCTGGCTCGGCAACCCGGCGATTGAATTGTCGGGGAGCCGGATCCTGGCGATGGTGTGCCTGGCGTTGGCGTTGGTGTTCATGTATCGCAGCAGTACCCGAACTTCCGCTTGA
- a CDS encoding DMT family transporter, whose product MQSSSIDDVAVVATPATKPGLRLLLLPLVILAGMGLSVEAGLLGPLGVQVGHLWATLSIFGVGSAILFLLLLFSGPQQGPALSELPRWQLIGGFLGPIYVVVLTLATPHIGVAMTMIAILSGQVGKSVLIDHFGWFGATRKKVNGERWLALLLIVAALVLIARG is encoded by the coding sequence ATGCAGTCTTCTTCAATCGACGACGTTGCAGTTGTCGCAACGCCCGCCACCAAACCTGGGTTGCGGCTGTTGCTGCTGCCCCTGGTCATCCTGGCCGGCATGGGCCTGTCCGTGGAGGCCGGTTTGCTCGGGCCGCTCGGGGTTCAGGTCGGGCACTTGTGGGCGACCCTGAGTATCTTCGGCGTCGGCTCGGCGATTCTGTTTCTGCTGTTGCTGTTCAGTGGCCCGCAGCAAGGGCCGGCGCTCAGTGAGTTGCCGCGCTGGCAGTTGATCGGCGGTTTTCTCGGCCCGATCTACGTGGTGGTGCTGACCCTGGCCACGCCGCACATCGGCGTCGCCATGACCATGATCGCGATCCTGTCGGGGCAGGTCGGCAAGAGTGTGCTGATCGACCACTTTGGCTGGTTCGGCGCCACTCGCAAAAAGGTCAACGGTGAACGTTGGCTGGCGTTGCTGCTGATTGTCGCGGCACTTGTTCTGATCGCTCGGGGTTGA